A DNA window from Gigantopelta aegis isolate Gae_Host chromosome 4, Gae_host_genome, whole genome shotgun sequence contains the following coding sequences:
- the LOC121372273 gene encoding AP-5 complex subunit mu-1-like, whose product MSLRALWVIKLSSTRKEKCLYFRKFPTSEKKAKTIDGDAYVPLPQTEYFIQLLLTEVRLSAASSKFIVARDTCSKEDEKPVFELETSAGKLWPIVVIQQYGLLLCCLPLVEQGSQNKPPLVHIPSVSLGFSLLCGISDFLRTQTSQEFASRLAELPDFINEAAPFGIPRDTCSDTVLAKLANKVLSVPKSQKQPAWKPVLYKGKACIYLAVSECIKAAQCEQGELQDFWDVYGSIICKADLEGALPDITLNISHQSDVDCVPLDHLTIHPCVQSADSAELDTVVSRDSVPSRRIRFTPPAEMFTLCHYTASRLQELPIFGVYQMTYDSRTAKFNVNLKLSDQIKNNFEYCELQIPFYNRGVISSFETTPSQGSTSLSPDKNIVVWNVGQKFPSKTLEVSMTAIVHFSETTSTPLSSAEELFCVGQNGYAQLYFKIPEFTHTGCYIDPKSIQVSPSTKFKLTTVREYFSTDYKIWNSYGDTLTTASRK is encoded by the exons ATGAGTCTTAGAGCATTGTGGGTTATTAAATTGTCTTCaaccagaaaagaaaaatgCCTGTATTTtag AAAATTCCCAACATCTGAAAAAAAGGCAAAAACAATTGACGGGGATGCATATGTGCCACTGCCGCAGACAGAATACTTCATACAACTACTGTTAACAGAAGTCCGACTCTCAGCAGCGAGCTCAAAG tttatTGTGGCCCGTGATACCTGTAGCAAAGAAGATGAAAAGCCAGTATTTGAGTTGGAAACGTCAGCAGGAAAACTGTGGCCAATTGTTGTTATACAACAG TATGGGTTGCTGCTGTGCTGCTTGCCTCTTGTAGAGCAGGGCTCTCAGAACAAGCCACCACTTGTTCACAT tCCATCTGTATCCTTGGGATTCTCATTGCTATGTGGAATCTCTGACTTCCTTCGAACACAGACCAGCCAGGAG tttgcatcaagaCTTGCTGAGCTTCCAGATTTTATCAATGAGGCTGCACCATTTGGTATTCCTAGAGACACATGTAGTGATACGGTTTTAGCTAAACTGGCTAACAAAGTTCTCTCAGTGCCAAAATCACAAaag CAACCTGCATGGAAGCCAGTGCTGTACAAAGGGAAGGCCTGCATCTATCTGGCAGTGTCCGAGTGTATCAAGGCTGCACAG TGTGAACAAGGTGAGCTGCAGGATTTCTGGGATGTGTACGGCTCCATCATATGCAAGGCTGATCTGGAGGGTGCCCTGCCGGACATCACACTGAACATTTCACACCAGAGTGACGTAGACTGTGTGCCACTGGATCATCTCACCATACACCCGTGTGTACAGAGTGCCGACTCAGCAGAGCTTGATACAG TTGTTTCGCGAGATAGCGTTCCATCTCGCAGAATTCGGTTTACGCCTCCAGCCGAGATGTTCACTCTGTGTCACTACACAGCTTCCCGTCTGCAGGAACTGCCAATATTCGGAGTCTATCAGATGACT TATGATTCAAGAACTGCCAAATTTAATGTCAACCTCAAGTTGAGTGACCAGATTAAGAACAACTTTGAATATTGTGAGCTGCAGATTCCATTTTATAACAG AGGTGTTATATCCAGTTTTGAAACGACGCCTTCTCAAGGAAGTACCAGTCTGTCTCCAGACAAGAACATTGTCGTGTGGAATGTTG GTCAGAAGTTTCCCAGTAAGACACTGGAGGTTTCCATGACAGCAATTGTCCATTTTAGTGAGACAACATCCACTCCACTGTCATCGGCAGAGGAACTCTTCTGTGTTGGACAAAATGGATATGCTCAA CTCTACTTCAAGATTCCTGAGTTTACACACACAGGTTGTTACATAGATCCGAAGTCTATCCAGGTGTCTCCAAGTACAAAGTTCAAGTTAACAACAG ttcGCGAGTATTTCTCAACTGACTACAAAATCTGGAACTCCTATGGAGACACCCTTACAACTGCTTCCAGAAAGTAG